A genomic window from Serratia liquefaciens includes:
- a CDS encoding DUF4209 domain-containing protein: protein MIKINSIGYDVVSFLYIQEKDHKYNDFLEFIFLNLHLRPEGIFYDDGNFEARNCQIQESDVNVLIEILAESKSEIFKALSYDILHTQTRKNEHAHFAAENYLSFLSNNDSYDLSIISLFCKRIIIICSKDKDVFNDILRSLNKYVYTLIKKNKIDDLIAYNILSKNKYLTKGEHSLFARKFYKNALLLCSGITLALDNEIDDFRLNGVIQNIKLSFDLSIKLYKKINDAKLTNKLHFKSLILFWDLLNLLDSKKYSNSYVSCIFFAEQSIKLTPKNLLRTNNFNIAHFEFDIQKMKSILIDVQEPIELDMSNIKNNIECAVSNTKSYHQALLLMSQYTSNVSHHHINKDDDSLNKLFQQVIITSDGRTSAIGGESNMNAILYYSFHGFVIKIYKMEIYNKYGVNKEHLKEMIQKSINIPEEIKSFVFTGIERWLLDDMISSSFILIPLYEALLRDILKKENISTQTNNNGSQDEKSLSGLINSELEMKNIINQNLIIEMKELMIVKTGSNIRNKISHALIRDDEIHSSLYDFLCWRWLTILTESFNIKQK, encoded by the coding sequence ATGATAAAGATTAATTCCATCGGATACGATGTTGTATCGTTTCTATACATACAGGAAAAAGATCACAAATATAATGATTTTTTAGAATTTATTTTTTTGAACTTACATTTAAGACCTGAAGGTATTTTTTATGATGATGGCAATTTTGAAGCAAGAAATTGCCAGATTCAGGAAAGTGATGTAAATGTTTTAATTGAAATTTTAGCAGAAAGTAAAAGCGAAATTTTTAAAGCACTTTCTTATGACATTCTTCACACTCAAACCAGAAAAAATGAACATGCTCATTTTGCCGCTGAAAATTACTTGTCTTTTTTATCCAATAATGATAGTTATGATTTGTCGATAATAAGTTTATTCTGTAAAAGGATAATTATTATATGCAGTAAGGACAAAGATGTATTTAATGATATCCTAAGGAGTTTGAATAAATACGTCTATACGCTAATTAAAAAAAACAAAATCGATGATTTAATTGCATATAATATACTAAGCAAAAATAAATATTTGACTAAAGGAGAGCATTCATTATTTGCAAGAAAATTTTATAAAAACGCGCTGCTTTTATGCTCTGGCATAACTTTAGCTTTAGATAATGAAATTGATGATTTTAGACTAAATGGAGTTATACAAAATATAAAATTATCATTCGATCTTTCAATTAAACTATATAAAAAAATTAACGATGCAAAACTAACAAATAAATTACACTTTAAATCACTTATTTTATTTTGGGATTTACTAAATTTATTAGATTCTAAAAAATACAGTAATAGCTATGTTTCCTGTATATTTTTTGCAGAGCAATCTATTAAACTAACCCCAAAAAACTTATTGCGTACTAATAATTTTAACATAGCACATTTTGAATTCGATATACAAAAAATGAAATCTATACTGATAGATGTTCAGGAACCAATTGAATTAGATATGTCAAACATTAAAAATAATATTGAATGTGCAGTCAGCAATACTAAAAGCTATCATCAAGCATTACTACTAATGAGCCAATACACGAGTAATGTTTCCCATCATCACATTAATAAAGATGATGATTCCCTTAATAAGTTGTTTCAACAGGTTATAATAACTTCTGACGGCCGGACTTCAGCTATTGGTGGTGAAAGTAATATGAATGCAATACTCTATTATTCCTTTCATGGATTTGTAATTAAAATATATAAAATGGAAATATACAATAAATATGGGGTTAATAAAGAACACTTAAAAGAAATGATTCAAAAGAGCATTAACATACCTGAAGAAATTAAGAGCTTTGTGTTTACTGGAATAGAACGGTGGCTTTTAGATGATATGATTTCATCATCCTTTATTCTTATTCCACTTTATGAAGCATTATTGCGTGATATATTAAAAAAAGAAAATATTAGTACTCAAACAAATAATAACGGTAGCCAAGATGAAAAATCACTGAGCGGTTTAATTAATAGTGAGCTAGAGATGAAAAACATTATAAATCAAAATCTTATCATTGAAATGAAAGAACTAATGATTGTAAAAACAGGATCAAATATAAGGAATAAAATATCCCATGCATTAATAAGGGATGACGAAATACATTCCTCACTATATGATTTTTTGTGTTGGCGATGGCTAACAATATTAACAGAAAGTTTTAATATTAAACAAAAGTAA
- a CDS encoding AAA family ATPase produces MKNWKLSKLRINNFKAFDKVEFDFESSSLLTLEGPNGYGKTSVYDALELLFTGKIKRIVQLCETIMPGGIKNYSDNLFWNKTNGEDDIEISVEMSNDNNEKLYFSRRAHAKDLKIIQNNKADNFSIFKLYKLGLLDSYENSTLITQNELDEILGEKFTDNYNFLNYLEQGQSSFIFANSIRQRKNAISGLMNVSELTENINLCGRVQSALTRKSTGLNFIQKRDSITSQIQAIGVPGTNDNNPVQYEKISTHLTTPSWDVENPSIFSDIETTEKNENKISLLKNLITNKEQLRVIIDNARIENFISKNEKLLTEVIKVGHHIEAYPELAQKNKINNGINLSLSILRKKEDSISQDDTDKIKDNKNIDIIDFKRRLQLRDNYKKEIGEKNAILVEISQARKKLIEEHQKKTSLSEKHCLLCGHDWITKDLLLDAIDIKSKSLESLLDNVGKQLQAELDEIKQSKDAEIQRLVEAQTQLKFDKKIFDSLQKSESIFEKIKKINERLSQIGISYPQTFTDLPEEIESRKQSLVLLIRQKKKNELISLPEGWELVLNESFATPDDVFNIDLEQINRKDKYFLYKKNEANNLRLKALKKELNDLLDMDKSLTNAKQKITTLKEQLTILNKDYSKKTIADIELTFHIYSGRLIQNYQRGLGLFIDEGNGDRLRFCTAEKSEHDATMSMSSGQLSALSLAFFLSLNKVYAKSPLVLIDDPAQSLDEINIASLSDLLRCELSNRQLILSSHEDNISSYLRFRFMRAGLTQKPFNMQSHTGR; encoded by the coding sequence ATGAAGAACTGGAAGCTATCAAAGCTGAGAATAAATAACTTCAAGGCTTTTGATAAAGTCGAATTCGATTTTGAGAGTTCTTCTTTGTTGACACTTGAAGGCCCTAATGGATATGGCAAAACAAGCGTATATGATGCTTTAGAATTATTGTTTACAGGAAAAATAAAAAGAATTGTACAATTATGTGAAACAATAATGCCAGGAGGCATTAAAAATTATAGTGATAATCTTTTCTGGAACAAAACAAATGGAGAGGATGATATCGAAATCAGTGTCGAGATGTCGAATGATAATAATGAGAAACTTTACTTTTCACGCAGAGCACATGCAAAAGATTTAAAAATAATACAGAATAATAAAGCAGATAATTTTAGCATATTTAAACTCTATAAATTAGGTTTATTAGACTCTTACGAAAACAGCACCTTAATTACACAAAATGAACTTGATGAAATATTAGGCGAAAAATTCACTGATAACTACAACTTTCTTAACTATCTTGAACAAGGACAGAGTTCATTTATTTTTGCTAACAGTATTAGGCAGCGAAAAAATGCTATCAGTGGTTTGATGAACGTTAGTGAACTAACTGAAAACATAAATTTATGTGGACGAGTTCAAAGTGCATTGACGAGGAAATCAACCGGTCTGAATTTCATTCAAAAGAGGGATTCAATCACATCTCAAATTCAAGCGATAGGTGTACCAGGAACAAATGATAATAATCCTGTGCAGTATGAAAAAATATCAACTCATCTGACTACGCCATCATGGGATGTTGAGAACCCTTCAATTTTTTCTGATATTGAAACAACAGAAAAAAATGAGAATAAAATTTCATTACTTAAAAATCTAATTACTAATAAAGAACAGCTTCGCGTAATTATTGATAATGCCAGAATAGAAAATTTCATAAGCAAAAATGAAAAGCTATTAACCGAGGTAATTAAAGTAGGACATCATATTGAAGCCTACCCGGAACTGGCTCAAAAGAATAAGATTAACAATGGGATCAATTTATCTTTAAGCATTTTGCGCAAGAAAGAAGATTCCATAAGTCAGGATGATACTGATAAAATTAAAGATAATAAAAATATAGATATTATCGATTTCAAAAGACGCTTACAACTTAGAGATAATTACAAAAAAGAAATAGGTGAGAAAAATGCTATTCTTGTAGAGATTAGCCAAGCAAGAAAGAAATTAATAGAAGAACATCAAAAGAAAACTTCTCTATCAGAAAAACATTGTCTACTTTGTGGGCATGACTGGATAACAAAAGATCTGCTATTAGACGCAATCGATATTAAAAGTAAATCTTTAGAAAGTTTATTAGATAATGTAGGGAAACAGCTACAAGCCGAACTCGATGAAATAAAGCAATCTAAGGATGCTGAGATTCAGCGTTTGGTAGAAGCACAAACTCAGCTTAAATTTGACAAAAAAATATTTGACAGTTTACAAAAGTCAGAAAGCATATTCGAAAAAATAAAAAAAATAAATGAAAGACTTTCACAAATCGGAATATCTTACCCGCAGACCTTTACAGATTTACCAGAAGAAATAGAATCAAGGAAACAATCATTAGTATTGTTGATACGTCAAAAAAAGAAAAATGAGCTAATTTCACTTCCTGAAGGATGGGAATTAGTCTTGAATGAATCATTCGCTACACCAGATGATGTTTTCAACATAGACTTAGAACAGATCAATCGAAAAGATAAATATTTCTTATACAAAAAGAATGAAGCGAATAATCTTAGACTTAAAGCTTTAAAAAAAGAGCTTAACGATTTGTTAGATATGGATAAATCCTTAACAAATGCTAAACAGAAAATTACCACATTAAAGGAACAACTCACTATACTAAACAAAGATTATTCTAAAAAAACCATCGCTGATATAGAGTTAACGTTCCATATTTACAGCGGTAGACTTATCCAAAACTACCAACGTGGCTTAGGACTATTTATAGATGAAGGGAATGGAGATAGGCTGAGGTTCTGCACAGCAGAAAAATCAGAACATGACGCAACCATGTCAATGAGTTCTGGACAGCTATCAGCATTAAGCTTGGCCTTTTTCCTATCACTTAATAAAGTGTATGCGAAGTCCCCTCTGGTCCTGATAGATGATCCAGCTCAATCTCTTGACGAGATAAACATTGCTTCTTTAAGCGATTTACTACGCTGTGAGTTAAGCAATAGGCAGTTGATACTCTCATCACATGAAGATAATATTTCTTCATATCTCAGATTTAGATTTATGCGTGCAGGCTTGACGCAAAAACCTTTCAATATGCAATCCCATACTGGTAGATGA